One window of Flavobacteriales bacterium genomic DNA carries:
- a CDS encoding ferritin: protein MVSKKVENALNAQVAKEAMSSQVYLAMASWAEVQGLEGIAAFLYSHSDEERMHALKLMRYINERGGHAVVPALAKPPKEMKGIMDVFKSILQQEVEVSGEINGIVDLCLKEKDYTTHNFMQWYVAEQIEEERLARTMLDKLNLIGSDKGGLYLFDRDLSGAASSKP from the coding sequence ATGGTATCGAAGAAGGTGGAGAACGCGCTGAACGCGCAGGTGGCGAAGGAGGCGATGAGCAGCCAAGTGTACTTGGCCATGGCTTCTTGGGCGGAGGTGCAGGGCCTGGAAGGCATTGCCGCGTTCCTCTATAGCCACAGCGATGAGGAGCGCATGCACGCATTGAAATTGATGCGCTACATCAACGAGCGCGGCGGACATGCGGTGGTACCGGCATTGGCCAAGCCGCCCAAGGAAATGAAGGGCATCATGGACGTGTTCAAGAGCATCCTGCAGCAGGAGGTCGAGGTGAGCGGTGAGATCAATGGCATAGTGGACCTCTGCCTGAAGGAAAAGGATTACACCACCCACAACTTCATGCAATGGTATGTGGCCGAGCAGATCGAAGAGGAGCGCTTGGCGCGTACCATGCTCGACAAGCTTAACCTGATCGGCAGTGACAAGGGTGGTCTGTACCTGTTCGATCGCGAC
- a CDS encoding aminoacyl-tRNA hydrolase yields the protein MKYLIAGLGNPGPEYAGTRHNIGFQVVDTLADAFDASFSPGRYADTARFKHKGRTFVLIKPQTYMNLSGKAVRYWLDQESLDPEHLLVITDDLALPFGKVRLRGSGGAGGHNGLTSIIELLGSEAFPRLRFGIGGEFPRGRQSEYVLGAWTNEEKEALPDRVELSGKAVLQFGLLGIAQAMNGFNKR from the coding sequence ATGAAATACCTGATCGCAGGCTTGGGCAATCCCGGGCCGGAATACGCAGGCACGCGGCACAACATTGGTTTCCAAGTGGTGGACACCCTAGCGGATGCGTTCGACGCCTCCTTCAGCCCGGGCCGCTATGCCGACACCGCGCGTTTCAAGCATAAGGGGCGCACCTTCGTGCTGATCAAGCCGCAGACCTACATGAATCTCAGCGGCAAAGCGGTTCGCTATTGGCTGGATCAGGAAAGTCTCGATCCAGAGCACCTGTTGGTGATCACCGACGACTTGGCGCTCCCCTTCGGCAAGGTCCGGCTGCGGGGCTCCGGCGGGGCTGGTGGGCATAACGGTCTTACAAGCATCATCGAATTGCTGGGATCGGAGGCATTTCCGCGTTTGCGGTTCGGTATCGGCGGTGAATTCCCACGAGGGAGGCAAAGTGAGTATGTCCTGGGTGCGTGGACCAATGAAGAAAAGGAGGCATTGCCCGACCGGGTCGAACTGTCAGGAAAGGCCGTATTGCAGTTCGGGCTGCTCGGGATCGCTCAGGCCATGAACGGATTCAATAAAAGATGA
- a CDS encoding ribose-phosphate pyrophosphokinase: MDHNEHDSAKIFGGTATRDLAERIAVEGRQKLGEVTVSRFSDGEFQPSFEETVRGNVVFIVQSTMPPSDNLFELLLMVDAAKRASAKRIVAVIPYFGFARQDRKDKPRVSIGAKLVANMLTAAGVDRVMTMDLHADQIQGFFEVPVDHLFASSIFLPHIQSLKLDDLIMAAPDTGGTKRANAYAKHLGVDMAICYKQRKVANKVDSMTVIGDVAGKNVVLVDDMVDTAGTLTKAATMMVEQGALSVRAMCTHAVLSGDACERIQASDLVELIVTDTIPVAVEKLQASTKIKQLSVAQLFADVIQRVRHHESISSHFIIA; this comes from the coding sequence ATGGACCACAACGAGCACGATAGCGCAAAGATCTTCGGCGGCACGGCCACTCGCGACCTCGCGGAGCGTATTGCTGTGGAAGGCAGGCAGAAGCTCGGCGAGGTCACCGTAAGCCGCTTCAGCGATGGGGAATTCCAGCCCAGCTTCGAGGAGACGGTGCGTGGCAACGTGGTCTTCATTGTGCAAAGCACCATGCCGCCCAGCGACAACCTGTTCGAGCTGCTCCTGATGGTGGACGCTGCCAAACGGGCCAGTGCGAAGCGGATCGTAGCCGTGATCCCCTACTTCGGTTTTGCCCGGCAGGACCGCAAGGACAAGCCCCGCGTGAGCATCGGTGCCAAGCTGGTGGCCAACATGCTCACCGCCGCCGGCGTGGACCGCGTGATGACCATGGACCTGCACGCGGACCAGATCCAGGGCTTCTTTGAAGTGCCTGTGGACCACCTTTTCGCCAGCAGCATCTTCCTGCCCCATATCCAAAGCCTGAAGCTCGACGACCTGATCATGGCTGCACCGGACACCGGCGGCACCAAGCGGGCCAACGCCTACGCCAAGCATTTGGGCGTGGACATGGCCATCTGCTATAAGCAGCGCAAAGTGGCCAACAAGGTGGACAGCATGACGGTGATCGGCGATGTTGCCGGCAAGAACGTGGTGCTCGTGGACGACATGGTGGATACCGCCGGAACGTTGACCAAGGCCGCCACCATGATGGTGGAGCAGGGCGCCCTCAGCGTTCGCGCCATGTGCACCCATGCCGTACTGAGCGGTGACGCTTGCGAGCGCATCCAAGCCAGCGACCTTGTGGAGCTCATCGTCACCGATACCATCCCAGTAGCGGTGGAAAAACTTCAAGCATCAACCAAGATCAAGCAACTGTCCGTGGCGCAGTTGTTCGCCGACGTGATCCAACGGGTCCGGCATCACGAGAGCATCAGCAGCCACTTCATCATCGCATAA
- a CDS encoding 50S ribosomal protein L25 has product MKNVELIGTKRETKGTTGAKEVRRNKQVPCVLYGGKDVVHFSVDERALSKIVHSPEAYSVQLDIDGEKRTALLHDKQFQPVTDAVIHADFLETIANRESRLSMTVRLKGQSAGVRMGGKLNQTMRKLRVKGLPDALPELIELDITKLELGDSIRVSDLSLPGITIMEKPNDVVVSVKMAKKVAETPAETAAAAGAAAPVDADKKAEPAAAAKK; this is encoded by the coding sequence ATGAAGAACGTCGAACTCATCGGCACCAAGCGCGAGACAAAGGGCACCACCGGTGCCAAGGAGGTCCGCCGCAATAAGCAAGTCCCCTGCGTACTCTACGGCGGCAAGGACGTTGTGCATTTCAGCGTGGACGAGCGTGCGCTGAGCAAGATCGTCCACTCACCGGAAGCATACAGCGTGCAGCTGGACATCGATGGAGAGAAGCGCACGGCATTGCTGCATGACAAGCAGTTCCAGCCCGTGACAGACGCGGTGATCCACGCCGATTTCTTGGAGACCATCGCGAACAGGGAGTCCCGCTTGAGCATGACCGTACGCTTGAAGGGACAAAGTGCCGGTGTGCGTATGGGCGGAAAGCTCAACCAGACCATGCGTAAGTTGCGCGTGAAGGGCCTGCCGGATGCGTTGCCGGAGCTGATCGAGCTGGACATCACCAAGCTGGAGCTGGGGGATAGCATCCGCGTAAGCGACCTGAGCCTGCCAGGGATCACCATCATGGAGAAGCCCAATGATGTGGTGGTCAGCGTAAAAATGGCTAAGAAAGTCGCAGAAACCCCGGCCGAGACCGCTGCCGCTGCCGGAGCTGCCGCACCTGTTGACGCGGATAAGAAGGCGGAACCCGCCGCAGCCGCCAAAAAATGA